The Arachis hypogaea cultivar Tifrunner chromosome 14, arahy.Tifrunner.gnm2.J5K5, whole genome shotgun sequence genome has a segment encoding these proteins:
- the LOC112740583 gene encoding phosphopantothenoylcysteine decarboxylase-like, with protein MMASQRGKRKLEVPPAPPRKPQILLAACGCLAADQFAILCNYFLEWAEVRTVVTKAAQKFVKVSDIPHTVAIYTDEYESFIWKKLGDPVVHTELANWAEILVIAPLSANTLSKIVAGFSDNLLTCIVRAWDYSKPVFVATSMNTLMWKNPFSEKHCIAIEDLGINLVPPPSGNNPEMADPAVIYSTVRLSYDSKMKKGQGAV; from the exons ATGATGGCTTCTCAACGCGGAAAACGGAAACTCGAAGTACCACCTGCCCCTCCAAGGAAGCCTCAAATTCTACTCGCTGCTTGCGGATGTTTGGCTGCTGACCAATTTGCAATCCTTTGCAACTATTTCTTAGAGTGGGCAGAAGTTAGAACAGTTGTAACAAAAGCTGCTCAGAAATTTGTTAAAGTTTCTGATATTCCCCATACTGTGGCTATATATACGGATGAATATGAATCGTTTATTTGGAAAAAATTGGGTGATCCAGTTGTTCACACTGAACTTGCTAACTGGGCTGAAATCTTAGTCATTGCCCCCTTATCAGCAAATACTCTTTCAAAG ATTGTTGCTGGGTTTAGTGACAATTTACTGACATGTATTGTAAGAGCTTGGGACTACAGCAAGCCAGTGTTTGTTGCAACATCCATGAACACTTTAATGTGGAAAAACCCTTTTTCAGAAAAGCATTGCATCGCCATTGAAGACCTTGGCATTAATTTAGTCCCCCCGCCTTCCGGGAATAACCCAGAGATGGCTGATCCCGCGGTGATTTACTCCACTGTGAGGCTCTCCTATGATTCAAAGATGAAGAAGGGACAGGGTGCGGTTTAG
- the LOC112743956 gene encoding TMV resistance protein N, whose product MASALGEGEASSSTATGNSCKHQVFLSFRGEDTRKGFTDHLSASLERRGITAYRDDKNLEKGDVIQDELLKAIEESMFAVVVLSPNYASSSWCLDELHNILECSKNHGLSVVPVFYNVEPSDVRHQKGNFKKALRKHQNRFGQDSDKIRRWTDALTQIASFSGWDSKNQQEARLVENIVDHIQKKLLPKFPSCPENLVGILPKMEDVFSLLGMGSNNVHFVGIWGMGGIGKTTVARAVYEAIQSKFQVCCFMRDVREVSKAKGFVHLQKLLLSTLNVSDEFYDIEDGKKMIRNWLCKKKVLLVLDDISEEIQLENLAGKQDWFGPGSTVIITTRYMHLLEIHRVNGTYKVEGLVEEEALRLFCLKAFKRDKPEEGYLDLSKDIAKYTGGLPLALKVLGSYLCGRDLHFWHRTARELGSVLPSEILNTLKISFDHLEPTEKYIFLDIACFFKGMNRDEVVNILQMCDYYDGIENGIVTLIEKSLITLSKDEMLEMHDLLQDMGKNIVFQEFPTNPGKRSRLWSKMDIDQVLTNDMGTEAIQGIVLHSSYEARWSIEAFSKTSQLTFLSLHGMKLPLGLNYLPRSLKVLHWNYCPLKTLPLADQKYELVEIKLRNSKIEQVWHGKKFLEKLKYLDLSVSENLTGTPDISGAPMLQKLNLQFCSGLSEVHPSLTHHENLVQLDFSNCTSLKTIPGKLKMSSLEELDLSNCSSFVNLPEFAECMKLSLLSLKRTSIKNLPRSVSSSLPLLCSLDLSCCNLTKLAFPCNIFHLPLLTDLNLSRNKFVHVPISLHKLPKLKRLCLNNCPNLKSLPVLPSSIEKLEACNSFIAYHESGLFDRCESIFNFFRSSSSDRSQVFIMEFTSWVYTKEKVSPWQSFLSFNLEDGEHLSLPPQGDFAPNDRLGIILCFQTATYLNKTDLCVCNGRRWITKKNSGEKGNRVYFILLTNDYFSDESCPDYTFKLSVNNDLNHNMHKQAWSYGSNQCWGRWVHQQDFID is encoded by the exons ATGGCGTCTGCTTTAGGTGAAGGTGAAGCCTCTTCTTCTACCGCTACCGGAAACTCTTGTAAGCAtcaggtgttcttgagttttagGGGAGAAGACACCCGGAAAGGCTTCACTGATCATCTATCTGCCTCACTAGAAAGACGAGGAATCACAGCTTACAGAGACGACAAGAACCTTGAGAAAGGTGATGTTATTCAAGATGAACTTTTGAAAGCAATAGAAGAATCTATGTTTGCTGTCGTTGTTCTGTCGCCAAACTATGCTTCCTCCAGTTGGTGCTTGGACGAGCTACACAATATCCTTGAGTGCAGCAAGAATCATGGGCTATCTGTTGTGCCAGTCTTCTACAATGTGGAGCCTTCTGATGTTAGGCATCAAAAAGGAAACTTCAAGAAAGCTCTTAGAAAGCATCAGAATAGATTTGGTCAAGACAGTGATAAGATTAGAAGATGGACAGATGCTTTGACCCAAATTGCTAGCTTTTCTGGTTGGGACTCCAAGAACCA GCAGGAGGCAAGACTAGTGGAGAACATAGTTGACCACATACAAAAGAAGCTACTTCCAAAATTTCCATCTTGCCCAGAAAATCTTGTTGGGATTCTTCCAAAGATGGAGGATGTGTTCTCACTTCTAGGTATGGGGTCAAATAATGTTCACTTTGTAGGCATATGGGGCATGGGTGGCATAGGTAAAACTACCGTTGCTAGAGCAGTCTATGAAGCCATCCAATCTAAGTTTCAAGTTTGTTGCTTTATGAGGGATGTTAGGGAGGTTTCCAAGGCAAAAGGTTTTGTTCACTTACAAAAACTTCTTCTCTCAACACTAAATGTTAGTGATGAATTTTATGACATTGAAGATGGAAAGAAGATGATACGAAACTGGTTATGCAAGAAAAAGGTTCTTCTTGTTCTTGATGATATAAGTGAGGAAATCCAGTTGGAAAATTTGGCTGGGAAGCAAGATTGGTTTGGTCCTGGAAGCACAGTAATAATCACAACTAGGTACATGCATTTGCTTGAGATACATAGAGTGAATGGAACATATAAGGTTGAAGGGTTGGTGGAAGAAGAAGCCCTCCGCCTCTTTTGTTTGAAAGCCTTTAAAAGAGATAAACCAGAAGAAGGCTATTTGGATTTGTCCAAAGACATTGCCAAATATACTGGTGGCCTTCCATTGGCACTTAAGGTATTAGGTTCCTATTTGTGTGGCAGAGATCTTCATTTTTGGCATAGAACTGCTAGAGAATTGGGGAGCGTTCTACCCTCGGAAATCCTCAATACATTGAAAATAAGCTTTGACCATTTAGAGCCAACAGAGAAATATATCTTTCTGGATATTGCTTGTTTCTTCAAAGGAATGAACAGAGACGAAGTAGTAAATATATTACAGATGTGTGATTATTATGATGGAATTGAAAATGGGATTGTTACTTTgattgaaaaatctttgataactCTAAGTAAGGATGAGATGTTGGAAATGCATGATCTGCTTCAAGATATGGGAAAAAATATTGTATTTCAAGAATTTCCAACTAATCCCGGGAAACGAAGCAGGTTGTGGTCTAAAATGGACATTGATCAAGTTTTGACAAATGATATG GGAACTGAAGCAATTCAAGGAATTGTTCTACACTCAAGTTATGAAGCTCGGTGGAGTATTGAAGCCTTTTCAAAGACAAGTCAACTGACATTTCTCAGTTTACATGGCATGAAACTTCCACTTGGTCTCAACTACCTTCCTAGATCATTAAAAGTCCTTCATTGGAATTACTGTCCCTTGAAGACTTTACCCCTGGCGGATCAAAAGTATGAACTGGTTGAAATTAAACTGCGGAATAGCAAGATTGAGCAAGTTTGGCACGGGAAAAAG TTTCTTGAAAAGTTGAAGTACCTGGATTTGAGTGTGTCTGAGAACCTAACTGGAACCCCTGATATTTCTGGTGCACCAATGCTTCAAAAGCTTAATCTGCAATTCTGCTCAGGGCTGAGTGAGGTTCACCCATCCCTTACACACCATGAGAACCTTGTTCAATTGGATTTCAGCAATTGCACAAGTCTCAAAACTATTCCAGGCAAACTGAAGATGAGTTCACTGGAGGAATTAGACCTGAGCAATTGCAGCAGTTTTGTAAACTTGCCAGAATTCGcggaatgcatgaaactatcatTGCTTTCATTGAAACGAACCTCCATAAAAAACCTGCCACGTTCTGTCTCATCAAGTCTACCTTTGCTATGCAGTCTAGACTTAAGTTGCTGCAATCTAACTAAACTGGCATTCCCTTGCAACATTTTCCACTTGCCATTGTTGACTGATTTGAATCTGTCTCGTAACAAATTTGTCCATGTACCAATAAGCCTTCATAAACTTCCCAAGCTCAAACGTCTTTGTCTAAATAATTGCCCAAATCTTAAGTCTCTCCCGGTGCTCCCCTCAAGTATTGAGAAATTGGAAGCATGCAATTCTTTCATTGCTTATCATGAATCAGGATTATTTGATCGTTGTGAATCCATATTCAATTTCTTTCGATCATCGAGCAGTGATCGTTCTCAGGTCTTTATCATGGAGTTCACATCATGGGTATATACGAAAGAAAAAGTTTCACCGTGGCAATCTTTTTTAAGTTTCAATCTAGAAGATGGTGAACATCTTTCTCTCCCACCACAAGGTGATTTCGCTCCAAATGATAGGTTGGGAATTATACTATGCTTTCAGACAGCTACTTATTTGAACAAGACGGATTTGTGTGTCTGCAATGGTAGAAGATGGATCACCAAGAAGAATTCAGGTGAAAAGGGCAATCGCGTGTATTTTATCCTTCTAACCAATGACTATTTTAGTGATGAATCATGCCCTGATTATACGTTTAAGCTCTCTGTCAACAATGACCTTAATCACAACATGCACAAACAAGCATGGAGCTATGGCTCCAACCAATGCTGGGGCCGCTGGGTGCATCAACAAGATTTTATTGACTAA